A portion of the Bradysia coprophila strain Holo2 unplaced genomic scaffold, BU_Bcop_v1 contig_297, whole genome shotgun sequence genome contains these proteins:
- the LOC119078830 gene encoding uncharacterized protein LOC119078830: MLRILLVLLTIYNVNGQIRCLLSTYVNNVGLTKELSGTYYVIYTSATVLDCEQNTWTIGIDNTLSVDIQSTGCCMQIQNFDSSNKTQFSYTIVSPTASGCALSSTEKTTMKIIKQINFGGDTCLIIYICRPSRQGLLVLCRNRNQPNTLLGFINALLTTLLGLLFVPELRKVNQIGCLGSSTCIL; this comes from the exons ATGTTACGAATTTTACTGGTGCTATTAACAATTTACAATGTCAACGGTCAAATACGCTGCCTTTTAAGCACTTATGTGAACAACGTTGGattaacaaaa GAATTGAGTGGAACATACTACGTGATCTATACTTCAGCAACCGTTCTCGATTGCGAGCAAAATACCTGGACAATCGGAATTGATAACACATTGTCGGTTGATATTCAATCAACTGGTTGTTGTATGCAAATCCAAAACTTTGATTCCTCGAATAAGACACAATTTAGCTACACCATCGTCAGTCCGACAGCATCTGGATGTGCATTATCATCGACCGAAAAGACAACTATGAAAATTATAAAGCAAATAAACTTTGGCGGTGATACCTGCTTGATAATTTACATATGTAGACCGTCTCGGCAAGGGCTGCTGGTACTGTGTCGCAATCGAAATCAACCAAATACGTTGTTAGGATTCATAAATGCGTTACTGACCACGTTATTGGGACTGTTGTTTGTTCCAGAATTGCGTAAAGTTAATCAAATTGGTTGCTTAGGAAGTAGCACCTGCATTTTGTAG
- the LOC119078823 gene encoding serine-rich adhesin for platelets-like — translation MKFLTLLLLCCVAKDINSATTIGQFSKDVQARINFKMTQHTKQVSAASGGSKSVKVPTAPKVPTPSNPDLVINKPPEIPLAKPKCDLKGLIALLKALFGIFEGLCSSLKKDSGPIKEQCSAAKAKVTVEFNVVFEVTEQISYDFPTCSDVVNPAIKGLSSAFGKVFDAVGKASGSCGSATNGTSTETEAATNGTDTSSSSGSATNGTDTSSGGPATNATDTSADGSTTNGTDTSSSEPATNGTDTSADGSAADGTDPATGDSAASGKEVDMSIKSLIMALQNVFQSMNSVTGSAKPAAGSSAADAVSASEAFLSQILQMVKSLLGMVTSVSTEASLEESEITKDLSTAIDATIEKVNGGSKILGSVCIEFSASLTIIFKSVSSVDLETTTKECEKTKSDITSDLDPEAIENGTATEVVSKASENVSSLFDTIGKNCAVLKADVPAMGGKVDSSLTSVSKAISIIFKLLLTSAKESETSSGGCATNGTDTSGGGSATNGTDTSSGGSATNGTDTSGGGSATNGTDTSGGGSATNGTDTSSGGSATNGTDTSGGGSATTGTGTSSGGSATNGTDTSSGGSANNGTSTASQFSIQIDLAVCTLIEYLVDLWAVFTIVINSLSSDTSVAATTAISFLQSIATTIAFVCFQVISSLSIIFEKFNESCSDKLVVTVTAIGEIDLENDDFETIGEDLTQLLESTSGSATNGTDTSSSETDTSSSETDTSSSETDTSSGESTTDGTSPATNGTTT, via the exons ATGAAGTTTCTTACTTTATTGCTACTTTGCTGTGTCGCAAAG GACATAAATAGTGCCACTACCATCGGTCAGTTTTCCAAAGATGTACAGGCCCGAATAAACTTTAAGATGACTCAACACACTAAACAAGTGTCTGCAGCCTCAGGAGGATCTAAGAGCGTCAAAGTTCCAACTGCACCCAAAGTACCAACGCCTTCCAATCCGGATCTAGTAATTAACAAACCACCGGAGATACCACTAGCCAAACCAAAATGTGATTTGAAGGGATTAATTGCATTGTTGAAAGCGCTGTTCGGTATTTTTGAAGGTTTGTGTTCGAGTCTTAAAAAAGATAGTGGGCCAATTAAAGAACAATGTAGTGCAGCCAAAGCAAAAGTTACTGTTGAATTCAATGTGGTCTTCGAAGTGACAGAACAAATTTCTTATGACTTTCCAACATGTTCTGATGTTGTTAATCCGGCAATTAAAGGACTATCATCAGCTTTTGGGAAAGTCTTTGATGCTGTAGGTAAAGCAAGCGGAAGTTGCGGCTCTGCAACTAACGGCACCAGCACTGAAACTGAAGCCGCGACAAACGGAACAGACACGTCGTCGTCTAGCGGATCCGCAACTAACGGAACCGATACTTCATCAGGTGGACCTGCAACTAACGCAACGGACACTTCAGCTGATGGATCCACAACTAACGGAACCGATACTTCGTCTAGTGAACCTGCAACTAACGGAACAGACACTTCAGCTGATGGATCTGCGGCTGACGGTACGGACCCAGCAACTGGCGACTCTGCAGCTAGCGGAAAAGAGGTTGACATGTCTATAAAAAGTTTAATAATGGCTCTTCAAAATGTGTTCCAATCGATGAATTCAGTTACAGGATCTGCAAAGCCGGCTGCCGGAAGTAGTGCAGCTGACGCTGTTTCTGCTTCCGAAGCTTTCCTGAGCCAGATTCTACAAATGGTGAAATCTCTACTCGGTATGGTGACATCCGTTTCAACTGAAGCATCGTTGGAAGAGAGTGAAATAACCAAAGATTTGTCTACCGCAATTGATGCGACAATTGAGAAAGTTAATGGTGGTAGTAAAATACTCGGAAGTGTGTGTATTGAATTTTCTGCAAGCTTAACGATCATATTTAAATCCGTGAGCTCAGTCGATTTAGAAACAACCACTAAGGAATGCGAAAAAACGAAGTCAGACATTACGTCAGATCTTGATCCAGAAGCAATTGAGAATGGAACGGCGACGGAGGTAGTAAGTAAAGCatctgaaaatgtttcaagtcTCTTCGACACCATCGGAAAGAATTGTGCAGTACTGAAAGCTGATGTACCAGCTATGGGTGGTAAAGTTGATTCCTCTCTGACCAGTGTTAGTAAGGCAATAAGTATTATTTTCAAACTGTTACTAACGTCTGCTAAAGAATCTGAAACCTCAAGCGGTGGGTGTGCAACTAACGGAACAGACACTTCAGGCGGTGGATCTGCAACTAACGGAACAGACACTTCAAGTGGTGGATCTGCAACCAACGGAACAGACACTTCAGGTGGTGGATCTGCAACAAACGGAACAGACACTTCAGGCGGTGGATCTGCAACTAACGGAACAGACACTTCAAGTGGTGGATCTGCAACCAACGGAACAGACACTTCAGGTGGTGGATCTGCAACAACCGGAACAGGCACTTCAAGCGGCGGATCTGCAACGAACGGAACAGACACGTCAAGTGGCGGATCTGCAAATAACGGAACAAGCACTGCTTCTCAGTTTTCAATCCAGATTGATTTGGCTGTCTGTACTCTCATAGAATATTTAGTTGATCTTTGGGCAGTTTTTACAATTGTGATAAATTCATTGTCATCAGACACCTCAGTAGCTGCAACAACCGCTATTTCTTTTCTCCAATCAATCGCCACAACAATTGCTTTTGTATGTTTCCAAGTAATATCCTctctttcaattattttcgaaaagttcAACGAGTCCTGCTCAGACAAACTAGTTGTTACTGTTACAGCAATCGGAGAAATTGATTTAGAGAATGACGATTTTGAAACCATAGGAGAAGATTTAACTCAACTATTAGAATCTACTAGCGGATCTGCAACTAACGGAACAGACACTTCATCTAGCGAAACCGACACTTCATCTAGCGAAACCGACACTTCATCTAGCGAAACAGACACTTCATCTGGCGAATCTACTACTGACGGAACTAGTCCTGCAACTAACGGGACTACCACCTAA
- the LOC119078822 gene encoding uncharacterized protein LOC119078822 isoform X2, producing the protein MIPEKRIFITHCVDPHHFYFKYVDDCVNNEYSKFDYALQCYGNDLHDRQLTTYHPDKNELITFFDVISNKWLRGRVTNVNGDNITLWCIDNGILRKTEAEFIQPLTENLKKDFNLVQLGGVSVLPAVSTLDFETLIVKMQVKHSWDKDMSNTFKSVIDSAKRINFIEEIDLDQHKFGTLSTETWKDKVVVINEILLQLNKGIPCGGSSGMTTYMCEKRMKEEFHQSLEMITTLSRSINSRRTSIASEKFDFDMITNPFKSETAHDVSERVDSIPKGTLQLNVESKVEAQKNPSKPTETSGASGKDDVVERHSKPVIPEDTSNKSKLDSLKPRKPATDKSVGKLADLKAAKSNGTSSTSKFEMENPFKSKKTSGASGVSDGIELFLEPAKPTGTTSASNQAEMRLEASVSVKCDWEPIKPVRAARKFNNSKTEEENPFKPKVTSDTSGKSGEAQSVKPKATALTSDQSEMKMEENPFKRKKGPSGKCGGIELHLKPVQHKEAASITDQPEKEMENPFKPKKTSVLSSKCEGTELQHSESVKPMETSAVSGKSGEAETDFEFVKTKRTAASKSNESKTELDPEQNPFKPTKISGAPGTASDGTELLLEPVKPKRTTSLNRFKTDESPFKLQQKKHSSEFVQSDGIESGPAKRERTSNTLEKSEMKLDEYSFKSNRYGKPESDVQGENSHESKKIDHSSLQNGFGSIESIDKTGVSFVYNSEKNKADLPSLDGSFDTLNSVSMAVSTIRTFISEAKTHRNNENTKSLHIDYDCHLKTLKFGNGETIRGVQQSSIGWVNKQRFPVDDDNESCSSSIINLMDDKSDITHVK; encoded by the exons atgatTCCCGAAAAACGGATATTCATCACACACTGTGTCGATCCGCATCATTTCTACTTCAAATACGTGGACGATTGTGTGAACAACGAATATTCAAAGTTTGACTACGCATTACAATGCTATGGAAACGATTTGCATGACCGTCAATTGACAACTTACCATCcagataaaaatgaattgatcACCTTCTTCGACGTAATTTCCAACAAATGGCTACGGGGACGCGTGACTAATGTCAATGGCGATAATATTACCTTGTGGTGCATCGACAATGG AATATTACGCAAAACTGAAGCGGAGTTCATTCAGCCGTTGACCGAAAATCTCAAAAAAGATTTCAATCTTGTGCAATTGGGAGGTGTCTCCGTGTTGCCCGCTGTAAGC ACATTGGACTTTGAGACGTTGATCGTGAAAATGCAGGTTAAGCATAGCTGGGACAAAGATATGAGCAACACGTTCAAATCGGTCATCGATTCGGCCAAACGAATCAATTTTATCGAAGAAATTGACCTGGATCAGCATAAATTTGGTACACTGTCGACTGAAACGTGGAAGGACAAAGTGGTTGTCATCAACGAAATATTGTTGCAATTGAACAAAGGCATTCCCTGTGGTGGATCTTCAG GTATGACCACCTATATGTGCGAGAAACGTATGAAAGAAGAATTTCATCAGTCACTCGAAATGATAACAACTTTGTCCAGATCCATCAACTCCAGACGCACATCGATTGCATCCGAGAAATTTGATTTCGACATGATCACGAATCCATTCAAATCGGAGACAGCTCATGATGTGTCTGAGCGTGTTGATTCGATTCCGAAGGGAACATTGCAATTGAATGTTGAATCTAAAGTGGAAGCGCAGAAAAATCCGTCAAAACCCACGGAAACTTCTGGTGCATCAGGGAAAGATGATGTAGTAGAACGGCATTCAAAACCAGTCATTCCTGAGGATACATCAAACAAATCTAAATTGGATTCCTTGAAACCGAGAAAGCCAGCAACCGACAAATCAGTTGGTAAACTAGCTGATCTAAAAGCCGCCAAGTCGAATGGAACCTCGAGCACATCAAAATTCGAAATGGAAAATCCCTTCAAATCGAAGAAAACATCTGGTGCTTCGGGCGTCTCTGATGGAATAGAACTGTTTCTAGAACCTGCCAAGCCTACGGGAACAACAAGTGCATCCAACCAAGCTGAAATGAGACTTGAGGCTAGCGTGTCCGTCAAATGTGATTGGGAACCTATCAAGCCCGTTAGAGCCGCGAGAAAATTCAACAACTCCaaaacagaagaagaaaacccCTTCAAGCCGAAGGTAACGTCTGATACTTCAGGTAAATCTGGAGAAGCACAATCCGTCAAGCCCAAGGCAACAGCGCTCAC ATCAGACCAGtctgaaatgaaaatggagGAGAATCCATTCAAGCGTAAGAAAGGTCCATCTGGCAAATGTGGTGGAATAGAACTGCACTTAAAACCTGTCCAGCACAAGGAAGCTGCAAGCATAACCGACCAACCTGAAAAGGAAATGGAAAATCCATTTAAGCCGAAGAAAACATCCGTTTTATCCAGCAAATGTGAAGGAACAGAACTGCAGCATTCTGAATCTGTCAAACCCATGGAAACGTCCGCTGTTTCTGGCAAATCTGGTGAAGCAGAGACCGATTTCGAATTCGTTAAAACCAAGCGAACAGCGGCGAGTAAATCGAACGAATCTAAAACTGAACTGGATCCGGAACAAAATCCGTTCAAACCGACGAAAATTTCCGGTGCCCCCGGCACAGCTTCTGACGGAACAGAACTGCTTTTGGAACCTGTCAAGCCTAAGCGAACGACAAGTCTAAACAGATTTAAAACGGATGAGAGCCCCTTCAAACTGCAGCAGAAAAAACATTCCAGCGAATTCGTCCAATCTGATGGAATTGAATCTGGACCGGCCAAGCGTGAGAGAACATCGAACACACTCGAGAaatctgaaatgaaattagaCGAATATTCGTTCAAATCGAATAGATACGGTAAGCCTGAATCGGATGTACAGGGAGAAAATTCCCATGAATCGAAGAAAATCGATCACTCGTCATTACAAAATGGATTCGGCTCAATCGAAAGCATTGACAAAACTGGCGTcagttttgtttataattCGGAAAAAAACAAAGCTGACTTGCCATCGTTGGATGGAAGCTTCGACACACTGAACAGCGTCAGTATGGCTGTGTCTACGATTCGTACGTTCATAAGTGAAGCAAAGACTCACCGAAACAATGAGAACACAAAATCGCTTCATATTGATTATGATTGTCATTTGAAGACTCTTAAATTCGGAAACGGAGAAACAATACGAGGTGTACAGCAGTCATCAATTGGCTGGGTTAATAAACAACGATTTCCAGTCGATGACGACAATGAAAGCTGTAGTAGCAGCATCATCAACTTGATGGATGATAAAAGTGACATCACACACGTGAAATGA
- the LOC119078822 gene encoding uncharacterized protein LOC119078822 isoform X1 — MIPEKRIFITHCVDPHHFYFKYVDDCVNNEYSKFDYALQCYGNDLHDRQLTTYHPDKNELITFFDVISNKWLRGRVTNVNGDNITLWCIDNGILRKTEAEFIQPLTENLKKDFNLVQLGGVSVLPAVSTLDFETLIVKMQVKHSWDKDMSNTFKSVIDSAKRINFIEEIDLDQHKFGTLSTETWKDKVVVINEILLQLNKGIPCGGSSGMTTYMCEKRMKEEFHQSLEMITTLSRSINSRRTSIASEKFDFDMITNPFKSETAHDVSERVDSIPKGTLQLNVESKVEAQKNPSKPTETSGASGKDDVVERHSKPVIPEDTSNKSKLDSLKPRKPATDKSVGKLADLKAAKSNGTSSTSKFEMENPFKSKKTSGASGVSDGIELFLEPAKPTGTTSASNQAEMRLEASVSVKCDWEPIKPVRAARKFNNSKTEEENPFKPKVTSDTSGKSGEAQSVKPKATALTSEIKINENPFKPKKPSTESVKCDQEHDTSSGATSESHKTETVCENPQSNKTSDALGKSCGIESVLESTKPNGAEGVSDQSEMKMEENPFKRKKGPSGKCGGIELHLKPVQHKEAASITDQPEKEMENPFKPKKTSVLSSKCEGTELQHSESVKPMETSAVSGKSGEAETDFEFVKTKRTAASKSNESKTELDPEQNPFKPTKISGAPGTASDGTELLLEPVKPKRTTSLNRFKTDESPFKLQQKKHSSEFVQSDGIESGPAKRERTSNTLEKSEMKLDEYSFKSNRYGKPESDVQGENSHESKKIDHSSLQNGFGSIESIDKTGVSFVYNSEKNKADLPSLDGSFDTLNSVSMAVSTIRTFISEAKTHRNNENTKSLHIDYDCHLKTLKFGNGETIRGVQQSSIGWVNKQRFPVDDDNESCSSSIINLMDDKSDITHVK; from the exons atgatTCCCGAAAAACGGATATTCATCACACACTGTGTCGATCCGCATCATTTCTACTTCAAATACGTGGACGATTGTGTGAACAACGAATATTCAAAGTTTGACTACGCATTACAATGCTATGGAAACGATTTGCATGACCGTCAATTGACAACTTACCATCcagataaaaatgaattgatcACCTTCTTCGACGTAATTTCCAACAAATGGCTACGGGGACGCGTGACTAATGTCAATGGCGATAATATTACCTTGTGGTGCATCGACAATGG AATATTACGCAAAACTGAAGCGGAGTTCATTCAGCCGTTGACCGAAAATCTCAAAAAAGATTTCAATCTTGTGCAATTGGGAGGTGTCTCCGTGTTGCCCGCTGTAAGC ACATTGGACTTTGAGACGTTGATCGTGAAAATGCAGGTTAAGCATAGCTGGGACAAAGATATGAGCAACACGTTCAAATCGGTCATCGATTCGGCCAAACGAATCAATTTTATCGAAGAAATTGACCTGGATCAGCATAAATTTGGTACACTGTCGACTGAAACGTGGAAGGACAAAGTGGTTGTCATCAACGAAATATTGTTGCAATTGAACAAAGGCATTCCCTGTGGTGGATCTTCAG GTATGACCACCTATATGTGCGAGAAACGTATGAAAGAAGAATTTCATCAGTCACTCGAAATGATAACAACTTTGTCCAGATCCATCAACTCCAGACGCACATCGATTGCATCCGAGAAATTTGATTTCGACATGATCACGAATCCATTCAAATCGGAGACAGCTCATGATGTGTCTGAGCGTGTTGATTCGATTCCGAAGGGAACATTGCAATTGAATGTTGAATCTAAAGTGGAAGCGCAGAAAAATCCGTCAAAACCCACGGAAACTTCTGGTGCATCAGGGAAAGATGATGTAGTAGAACGGCATTCAAAACCAGTCATTCCTGAGGATACATCAAACAAATCTAAATTGGATTCCTTGAAACCGAGAAAGCCAGCAACCGACAAATCAGTTGGTAAACTAGCTGATCTAAAAGCCGCCAAGTCGAATGGAACCTCGAGCACATCAAAATTCGAAATGGAAAATCCCTTCAAATCGAAGAAAACATCTGGTGCTTCGGGCGTCTCTGATGGAATAGAACTGTTTCTAGAACCTGCCAAGCCTACGGGAACAACAAGTGCATCCAACCAAGCTGAAATGAGACTTGAGGCTAGCGTGTCCGTCAAATGTGATTGGGAACCTATCAAGCCCGTTAGAGCCGCGAGAAAATTCAACAACTCCaaaacagaagaagaaaacccCTTCAAGCCGAAGGTAACGTCTGATACTTCAGGTAAATCTGGAGAAGCACAATCCGTCAAGCCCAAGGCAACAGCGCTCACAtctgaaattaaaatcaatgagAATCCCTTTAAGCCGAAGAAGCCTTCTACTGAATCCGTCAAATGTGATCAGGAACATGACACGTCCAGTGGAGCAACGAGTGAATCCCACAAAACCGAAACGGTATGTGAAAATCCTCAATCGAATAAAACGTCTGATGCTCTGGGCAAGTCTTGCGGAATTGAATCCGTTTTGGAATCAACAAAGCCGAATGGAGCAGAGGGTGTATCAGACCAGtctgaaatgaaaatggagGAGAATCCATTCAAGCGTAAGAAAGGTCCATCTGGCAAATGTGGTGGAATAGAACTGCACTTAAAACCTGTCCAGCACAAGGAAGCTGCAAGCATAACCGACCAACCTGAAAAGGAAATGGAAAATCCATTTAAGCCGAAGAAAACATCCGTTTTATCCAGCAAATGTGAAGGAACAGAACTGCAGCATTCTGAATCTGTCAAACCCATGGAAACGTCCGCTGTTTCTGGCAAATCTGGTGAAGCAGAGACCGATTTCGAATTCGTTAAAACCAAGCGAACAGCGGCGAGTAAATCGAACGAATCTAAAACTGAACTGGATCCGGAACAAAATCCGTTCAAACCGACGAAAATTTCCGGTGCCCCCGGCACAGCTTCTGACGGAACAGAACTGCTTTTGGAACCTGTCAAGCCTAAGCGAACGACAAGTCTAAACAGATTTAAAACGGATGAGAGCCCCTTCAAACTGCAGCAGAAAAAACATTCCAGCGAATTCGTCCAATCTGATGGAATTGAATCTGGACCGGCCAAGCGTGAGAGAACATCGAACACACTCGAGAaatctgaaatgaaattagaCGAATATTCGTTCAAATCGAATAGATACGGTAAGCCTGAATCGGATGTACAGGGAGAAAATTCCCATGAATCGAAGAAAATCGATCACTCGTCATTACAAAATGGATTCGGCTCAATCGAAAGCATTGACAAAACTGGCGTcagttttgtttataattCGGAAAAAAACAAAGCTGACTTGCCATCGTTGGATGGAAGCTTCGACACACTGAACAGCGTCAGTATGGCTGTGTCTACGATTCGTACGTTCATAAGTGAAGCAAAGACTCACCGAAACAATGAGAACACAAAATCGCTTCATATTGATTATGATTGTCATTTGAAGACTCTTAAATTCGGAAACGGAGAAACAATACGAGGTGTACAGCAGTCATCAATTGGCTGGGTTAATAAACAACGATTTCCAGTCGATGACGACAATGAAAGCTGTAGTAGCAGCATCATCAACTTGATGGATGATAAAAGTGACATCACACACGTGAAATGA